In a genomic window of Longimicrobium sp.:
- the pstB gene encoding phosphate ABC transporter ATP-binding protein PstB — translation MEASGFSFWYGATQALHGIDLAIPDRRVTALIGPSGCGKSTFLRSINRMNDLIPGVRHQGDIRLDGRSVYDRGEDVVHLRRRVGMVFQKSNPFPKSIYDNVAYGVRVNGLARKRGDLDAIVEQSLKRAALWDEVRDRLGKSALGLSGGQQQRLCIARALAVRPEVLLMDEPASALDPIATQKIEELIYELKDEYTIVIVTHNMQQAARVSDLTAFFYMGRLVEVGKTQQIFTNPREERTEAYVTGRFG, via the coding sequence GTGGAGGCGAGCGGCTTCTCCTTCTGGTACGGCGCCACGCAGGCGCTGCACGGCATCGACCTCGCCATCCCCGACCGCAGGGTGACGGCGCTGATCGGGCCGTCGGGGTGCGGGAAGAGCACCTTCCTGCGCTCCATCAACCGCATGAACGACCTGATCCCCGGCGTGCGCCACCAGGGCGACATCCGCCTGGACGGGCGCAGCGTGTACGACAGGGGGGAAGACGTCGTCCATCTCCGCCGGCGGGTGGGGATGGTGTTCCAGAAGTCCAACCCGTTCCCCAAGTCGATCTACGACAACGTCGCGTACGGCGTGCGGGTGAACGGGCTCGCCCGGAAGCGCGGCGACCTGGACGCGATCGTGGAGCAGTCGCTGAAGCGCGCCGCGCTCTGGGACGAGGTGCGCGACCGGCTGGGGAAGAGCGCGCTGGGGCTTTCGGGCGGGCAGCAGCAGCGGCTGTGCATCGCCCGGGCGCTGGCGGTGCGCCCCGAGGTGCTGCTGATGGACGAGCCGGCCAGCGCGCTGGACCCCATCGCCACGCAGAAGATCGAGGAGCTGATCTACGAGCTGAAGGACGAGTACACCATCGTGATCGTGACCCACAACATGCAGCAGGCGGCGCGCGTGTCCGACCTCACCGCCTTCTTCTACATGGGCCGGCTGGTGGAGGTGGGAAAGACGCAGCAGATCTTCACCAACCCGCGCGAGGAGCGCACCGAGGCGTACGTCACCGGGAGGTTCGGATGA
- a CDS encoding helix-turn-helix transcriptional regulator — MSQGLNLGRSGLLETILEHLTGNGYPPSSNGHDKSTGTGFWIYDIAEGMGNIGRIFLVVFKRIHSGFMVWPEMQRRFGLTQRESQVAELLLVRKSNWEIAHELGISEHTAKHHTEKILAKFGVNSRRAVEAIVRKSLLPVFVSDG, encoded by the coding sequence ATGAGCCAAGGGCTGAATCTAGGAAGGTCGGGGCTTCTCGAAACGATACTCGAACACCTAACCGGCAACGGGTATCCGCCAAGCTCCAACGGCCACGATAAGTCCACGGGGACCGGCTTCTGGATTTATGACATCGCGGAAGGAATGGGGAATATCGGTCGTATATTCCTGGTTGTATTTAAGCGGATCCATTCCGGTTTCATGGTTTGGCCAGAGATGCAACGCAGGTTTGGCCTCACCCAGCGGGAATCCCAAGTGGCCGAACTACTTCTGGTCCGAAAGAGTAATTGGGAAATCGCGCATGAACTGGGAATTAGCGAACATACAGCAAAACATCACACGGAAAAAATACTGGCTAAGTTCGGAGTTAATTCTCGGCGTGCTGTCGAAGCGATCGTACGCAAGTCCCTCTTGCCTGTATTTGTGAGCGACGGATAA
- a CDS encoding type 2 lanthipeptide synthetase LanM family protein, whose translation MNTLAWSEDELQRISYRARSLCERLQLAITFADGADPRTADDRLSRWCQIVAEGDWAKFRTILNFDGLSLEEVTEIICRVPAESCADVPDWARIVRSALFDTSSEVAKKREFRERPADLSNPTRLFSSAWEPLVAVADARLRSEVPDLADLITSEAYVSLQEWLLDTLSELGHATLQLEFEVFVACTHSAALRASQHDASTALSSYLTEMPRGLLAKVLQEYPVLMRLAGTVAVQWIDTVVEFFLRFKQDRSAIECMVGHTGGALGIIKHLQCRLSDRHNGGRSVIEVECSSGSRFVYKPKHVGVEKAFNNLLSWLDANRFPVKLQTFEVIDRGSYGWTSFVDTRNCEDRSSYAERLGALLCLAYVLGAVDLHGENLISSGDHPLIVDLETIMHPEIGTGPHAPSFSGSAEPGAAYDSVLRTGLLPLWNIGLADERDLSGFSRFWDASHVCSGIPDVGIISCDCASILKGFDASYRFLVANKSILLSDQGPIFPLSQTILRLVFRATAAYARILKRATAPQSLRDGIDFSITLEALAHAGLCFDKRPSFWPLVQAERNTLACLDIPLFQVTPATTDLSLLEERDVPSLFRDSAYDRVKQRLAGLSERDLQEQIGLIVGALFAKRGYLLHRVPWITSEPIHATANGGTELDQFVDAAIDIGEMLSRTAIPLFGGSVWIHPRYSPKNNYAQYTTLGPNFFDGSCGVAVFLSYLAVVSGVERYGDLALRALQPLHGAIRHLPVLGTPIGGGIGYGSILYSLAKIGRLIDSQGVIEDARRVALHITDEAIAADVKYDVLSGAAGAILGLLTFCEDAPDGWLLSKLRRCGDHLLQNARRHPGGGWGWPSVGSNLQTGFSHGAAGIAYALLRLYRATSADQYLEAATNAVAFEDSMFVPEQGNWLDLRCPEEDEDEAYAQGWCNGAPGIGLARLGGLKILDTPSIRHDIDSAVRTCMISDLGDSDHVCCGNMGRVEFLLTSGLVLQRPQLLQHAHATAAEVLALGRSSGAYRCGSLPFFNPTFFQGCTGIGYEFLRLARPETVSSALLWE comes from the coding sequence ATGAATACCTTGGCTTGGTCCGAGGACGAGCTTCAGCGCATTTCGTATCGCGCGAGATCTCTCTGTGAAAGACTTCAGCTCGCGATCACTTTCGCTGATGGTGCGGACCCGCGCACAGCCGACGATCGCCTGTCGCGGTGGTGCCAGATCGTCGCGGAAGGAGACTGGGCCAAGTTCCGTACAATCCTGAACTTCGATGGACTAAGTTTGGAGGAAGTCACGGAAATTATCTGTCGCGTTCCTGCGGAATCCTGCGCGGATGTGCCTGACTGGGCTCGCATCGTACGATCAGCGCTTTTTGACACGAGCAGTGAGGTGGCAAAGAAGAGGGAATTCCGTGAGCGTCCTGCAGATCTGTCCAACCCGACCCGACTATTTTCGAGTGCGTGGGAACCTCTGGTAGCGGTAGCAGACGCCAGACTCCGGTCGGAAGTGCCTGATTTGGCAGATCTAATTACATCCGAAGCATATGTCTCGCTTCAGGAGTGGCTGCTCGACACATTATCCGAACTTGGCCATGCAACGCTCCAATTGGAGTTCGAGGTATTCGTGGCGTGCACCCATTCCGCCGCGCTTCGTGCTTCGCAGCATGACGCCTCAACTGCTCTGTCAAGCTATCTCACCGAGATGCCTCGTGGTCTGCTAGCAAAGGTTCTGCAAGAGTATCCTGTGCTAATGCGTTTGGCTGGTACTGTCGCCGTTCAGTGGATCGACACTGTCGTGGAGTTTTTCTTACGATTCAAGCAGGACCGGTCTGCGATTGAGTGCATGGTAGGCCACACCGGTGGTGCTCTCGGAATTATCAAGCATCTGCAATGCCGCCTCTCGGACCGACACAATGGAGGACGGTCAGTCATCGAAGTCGAGTGTTCGTCCGGGTCGCGGTTTGTTTACAAGCCCAAGCACGTGGGGGTGGAGAAGGCATTTAACAATCTGCTTTCATGGCTCGACGCAAACAGATTTCCGGTGAAACTACAGACCTTCGAAGTCATTGACCGAGGTAGCTATGGCTGGACTTCGTTCGTTGACACCCGCAATTGTGAGGACCGGTCGTCTTATGCTGAGCGTTTGGGTGCTCTTCTATGCCTCGCCTACGTTCTCGGTGCTGTTGATCTGCACGGCGAGAACCTGATATCATCGGGTGATCATCCTTTGATCGTCGATCTGGAGACGATCATGCATCCCGAGATCGGCACTGGCCCCCATGCTCCGTCTTTCTCTGGCTCTGCGGAACCAGGTGCTGCCTACGATTCGGTGCTTCGCACGGGCTTGCTGCCGCTTTGGAACATTGGACTTGCAGATGAGCGCGATCTCAGCGGGTTTTCCCGGTTCTGGGATGCTTCTCACGTTTGCTCAGGCATACCGGACGTCGGAATCATTTCGTGCGATTGTGCCAGCATACTGAAGGGCTTTGACGCTAGCTACCGCTTCCTTGTTGCAAACAAATCCATCTTACTATCCGACCAAGGTCCGATCTTTCCGCTCTCGCAAACGATTCTACGGCTCGTTTTCCGTGCTACGGCCGCATATGCAAGGATTCTGAAAAGAGCCACGGCACCTCAATCGCTGCGGGATGGAATCGATTTTTCTATCACCCTCGAAGCTTTAGCTCATGCTGGGCTTTGTTTCGATAAGAGACCATCTTTCTGGCCTCTGGTGCAAGCTGAGCGGAACACCCTGGCCTGCCTCGACATCCCACTATTTCAGGTCACGCCCGCGACAACAGACCTTTCGTTACTGGAGGAACGCGATGTTCCCTCGCTTTTTCGAGACTCCGCATATGATCGGGTAAAGCAGAGGCTCGCCGGGCTGAGTGAACGAGATTTGCAGGAGCAGATCGGATTGATTGTTGGAGCTCTTTTCGCGAAGCGAGGCTATCTATTGCATCGCGTGCCATGGATCACAAGCGAACCTATCCATGCTACCGCGAATGGCGGAACAGAACTTGACCAGTTTGTCGATGCTGCCATAGATATCGGCGAAATGCTTTCCCGCACTGCGATCCCACTATTCGGCGGGTCCGTGTGGATACACCCGCGGTATAGCCCCAAGAATAACTACGCACAATATACAACGTTAGGCCCAAACTTCTTTGATGGGTCTTGCGGTGTGGCAGTTTTCTTGTCTTATCTTGCTGTCGTAAGTGGTGTAGAGCGATATGGAGACTTAGCCCTTCGAGCACTGCAGCCCTTGCATGGTGCGATACGTCACCTTCCTGTCCTTGGAACTCCTATCGGAGGTGGAATAGGCTACGGATCGATTCTATACTCCCTCGCCAAAATCGGACGACTGATCGATAGCCAGGGAGTAATCGAGGACGCGAGGCGCGTCGCCTTGCACATAACGGACGAAGCAATTGCGGCAGACGTTAAATACGACGTGTTGTCCGGAGCGGCAGGGGCAATTTTGGGGCTATTGACCTTCTGTGAGGACGCTCCTGACGGATGGCTTTTATCAAAGCTCCGCCGCTGCGGCGACCACCTTCTCCAGAACGCCCGCAGACACCCGGGAGGCGGCTGGGGTTGGCCAAGTGTAGGGTCAAACCTGCAAACTGGATTCTCCCATGGTGCTGCCGGGATCGCCTATGCCCTTCTGCGCTTATACCGAGCTACGTCTGCGGACCAGTACCTCGAAGCGGCTACAAACGCCGTAGCGTTCGAAGATTCTATGTTTGTTCCCGAGCAGGGGAATTGGCTGGACCTCAGATGTCCGGAAGAAGATGAGGATGAGGCCTATGCGCAGGGATGGTGTAACGGAGCCCCTGGAATAGGCCTCGCACGGTTGGGAGGTCTGAAAATTCTCGACACTCCTTCTATTCGTCACGACATCGACAGTGCGGTCCGCACCTGCATGATCAGTGACTTGGGCGATAGCGACCACGTCTGCTGCGGAAACATGGGCCGCGTCGAGTTCCTGTTAACATCAGGCTTGGTCCTTCAACGACCGCAATTGCTTCAGCATGCGCACGCTACTGCTGCGGAGGTTCTCGCGCTGGGGCGATCTTCGGGTGCATATCGTTGTGGTTCCTTGCCATTCTTCAATCCTACATTCTTTCAGGGCTGCACCGGAATCGGATACGAGTTCTTACGGTTAGCGCGTCCTGAAACCGTTTCCTCCGCTCTCCTATGGGAGTAA
- the phoU gene encoding phosphate signaling complex protein PhoU — MSPVPGVRHFHEELARLKSRLLEMSALAEELVGAAVEALQERDGGKAAMVIARDRDLDLMETEMDDLCIHLLALQQPMARDLRLITMAMKISNDLERVGDHAVNIAEGVPHLADAPMFSDLPEIEEMARMAREMLSDALDCFVRADAPGALEVIERDDRVDQMQDSLFRILLTHMMEDPRRIGPSLSLFLVSRNLERIADLATNIAEDVVFLVEGRNIKHGLRLDAS; from the coding sequence ATGAGCCCGGTGCCCGGTGTCCGCCACTTCCACGAGGAATTGGCGCGGCTCAAGTCGCGGCTGCTGGAGATGAGCGCGCTGGCCGAGGAGCTGGTGGGCGCGGCGGTCGAGGCGCTGCAGGAGCGCGACGGGGGGAAGGCGGCCATGGTCATCGCCCGCGACCGCGACCTGGACCTGATGGAGACGGAGATGGACGACCTGTGCATCCATCTCCTGGCCCTGCAGCAGCCCATGGCGCGCGACCTCCGGCTGATCACCATGGCGATGAAGATCAGCAACGACCTGGAGCGCGTGGGCGACCACGCGGTGAACATCGCCGAGGGCGTGCCGCACCTGGCCGACGCGCCGATGTTCAGCGACCTGCCGGAGATCGAGGAGATGGCGCGGATGGCCAGGGAGATGCTCTCCGACGCGCTCGACTGCTTCGTGCGCGCCGACGCCCCGGGGGCGCTGGAGGTGATCGAGCGCGACGACCGCGTGGACCAGATGCAGGACTCGCTCTTCCGTATCCTGCTCACGCACATGATGGAGGACCCGCGGCGCATCGGCCCCTCGCTCTCGCTCTTCCTGGTCAGCCGCAACCTGGAGCGCATCGCCGACCTGGCGACGAACATCGCCGAGGACGTGGTCTTCCTGGTCGAGGGCCGCAACATCAAGCACGGGCTGCGCCTCGACGCCTCCTGA
- a CDS encoding NHLP leader peptide family RiPP precursor yields the protein MSDFTQYLAAAYDGLYLWGIPIEPPHGRIGLMRRKDLEIMLVANAIRDQRYRQRLLEDARSLIQETTGLIIPEDISIHVLEESGANVYLVIPHDPWHSNEEMPATRERMEWLLTWHRSTLLNEDQCVQLITKAWTDNAFAGALVSNPRETIEQWLGLNLPAELSIETLVEKSDTVYIILPERSRSWDPVGTDAAWARVNIDPVFVEVLQSGVPVDDRTIYGPLCADKPGTQRDWWCFQAACTYCKATLQ from the coding sequence ATGTCCGATTTCACGCAGTACCTCGCCGCGGCGTATGATGGTCTCTACCTCTGGGGAATTCCCATCGAGCCGCCGCACGGCAGAATTGGGCTGATGCGGCGAAAGGATCTCGAGATAATGCTGGTAGCAAATGCCATTCGGGATCAGCGCTACCGACAGCGGCTTCTCGAGGACGCCCGCAGTCTGATTCAAGAAACAACCGGGCTGATCATTCCCGAAGACATTAGCATTCATGTGCTTGAAGAAAGTGGAGCTAACGTATATCTGGTCATCCCTCACGATCCGTGGCACAGCAACGAAGAAATGCCGGCGACTCGAGAAAGAATGGAATGGCTTCTGACATGGCATCGGAGTACTCTGCTGAATGAAGATCAGTGTGTGCAACTCATCACGAAGGCTTGGACCGATAACGCGTTCGCTGGAGCGCTCGTCAGTAATCCGAGAGAAACCATCGAGCAGTGGTTGGGTCTGAATCTTCCTGCTGAGTTGAGCATCGAGACTTTGGTCGAGAAATCTGATACGGTCTACATCATCCTCCCGGAGCGAAGCCGCAGTTGGGACCCGGTGGGTACCGACGCTGCTTGGGCCCGGGTGAATATCGATCCCGTTTTCGTAGAGGTACTGCAATCGGGTGTTCCCGTGGACGACCGTACAATATACGGACCGCTGTGTGCCGATAAACCTGGGACGCAGCGCGATTGGTGGTGCTTCCAAGCTGCGTGTACCTACTGCAAAGCCACTCTCCAATAG
- the pstA gene encoding phosphate ABC transporter permease PstA, translating into MSTVTLRDRRRRATSAVMLALTGVAAVLTVVPLVLIFGYLLREGASSLDLSFFIHTPRPTGEAGGGMGNAIVGTLEMVGLAALIGLPVAVLAGVYLAEAEGSRLATVVRFTADVLNGVPSIAVGIFVYLLIVVPTGGFSALAGSVALATMLVPMVTRTTEEMVRLVPRELTEGGLALGMPRWRTMLGVVLPAARGGILTGALVGVARIAGETAPLLFTALGNQFWQLDPRHPTAALPLQIFSYAISPYEDWHRQAWAGALVLILLVLGLSLGARLVLGRAHKNA; encoded by the coding sequence GTGAGCACGGTCACCCTGCGCGACCGGCGCCGGCGCGCCACCAGCGCGGTGATGCTCGCGCTCACCGGCGTGGCCGCGGTGCTCACCGTGGTCCCGCTCGTCCTCATCTTCGGCTACCTGCTCCGCGAGGGCGCGTCGTCGCTCGACCTCTCCTTCTTCATCCACACGCCGCGGCCGACGGGGGAAGCGGGCGGGGGGATGGGGAATGCCATCGTGGGCACGCTGGAGATGGTGGGGCTCGCGGCGCTGATCGGCCTCCCCGTCGCCGTGCTGGCGGGCGTCTACCTGGCCGAGGCCGAGGGGAGCCGGCTGGCCACCGTGGTGCGCTTCACGGCGGACGTGCTGAACGGCGTCCCCTCCATCGCCGTGGGCATCTTCGTCTACCTGCTGATCGTCGTCCCCACGGGCGGCTTCAGCGCGCTGGCGGGCTCGGTGGCGCTGGCGACGATGCTGGTGCCGATGGTGACGCGGACCACGGAGGAGATGGTGCGCCTGGTTCCCCGCGAGCTCACCGAGGGCGGGCTGGCGCTGGGGATGCCGCGCTGGCGCACCATGCTGGGCGTGGTCCTTCCCGCCGCGCGCGGGGGGATCCTGACCGGCGCGCTGGTGGGCGTCGCCCGCATCGCGGGGGAGACGGCGCCGCTGCTGTTCACCGCGCTGGGGAACCAGTTCTGGCAGCTGGACCCGCGGCACCCCACCGCCGCGCTGCCGCTGCAGATCTTCTCCTACGCCATCTCGCCGTACGAGGACTGGCACCGGCAGGCCTGGGCCGGCGCGCTGGTGCTGATCCTCCTGGTGCTGGGCCTGAGCCTGGGCGCGCGGCTGGTGCTGGGCCGCGCGCACAAGAACGCATGA